One Fundidesulfovibrio terrae genomic window carries:
- the nifK gene encoding nitrogenase molybdenum-iron protein subunit beta — translation MALLRHTPAEITVDRKALTINPAKTCQPVGAMYAALGIHGCLPHSHGSQGCCAYHRSALIRHTKEPVSAATSSFTEGSSVFGGQANLLTAIQNIFSVYEPEVIAVHTTCLSETIGDDMTQIVEKARSEGKVPPGKHVIYCNTPSYVGSHVTGYSNMVVGMVKNLAESTGTKNGKVNVIPGFCEPSDMAEIKRLALELGVAANVFPDTSGVLNAPLTGKYEMYPAGGAKIADIKGSGDAIGTIALGSWGTAAAAKYLDSEHKVPCEIMGLPIGLEDTDAYIYALSKMTGKAVPASIDFERGQVVDVISDYNQYLYGKRVALAGDPDQLIGLTKLLIELDMIPAYLVSGTPGNKFERTIREIIKGTPAENVTKVKCPGDMFMLHQWIKQEPVDLLIGNTYLKYIARDEDIPHIRHGFPILDRMGHTLFPTVGYKGALRMIEKMLDALLTRRDRDASETEFELVY, via the coding sequence ATGGCACTCTTACGGCACACCCCCGCTGAAATAACGGTGGACAGGAAGGCCCTGACCATCAACCCGGCCAAGACCTGCCAGCCCGTGGGCGCGATGTACGCGGCGCTGGGCATCCACGGCTGCCTGCCGCACTCCCACGGCTCCCAGGGCTGCTGCGCCTACCACCGCTCCGCCCTCATCCGGCACACCAAGGAGCCCGTGAGCGCGGCCACCAGCTCCTTCACCGAAGGTTCCTCGGTGTTCGGCGGCCAGGCCAACCTGCTCACCGCCATCCAGAACATCTTCTCGGTCTACGAGCCGGAAGTGATCGCGGTGCACACCACCTGCCTCTCCGAGACCATCGGCGACGACATGACCCAGATCGTGGAGAAGGCCCGCTCCGAAGGCAAGGTGCCCCCGGGCAAGCACGTGATCTACTGCAACACCCCCTCCTACGTGGGTTCGCACGTCACGGGCTACTCCAACATGGTGGTCGGCATGGTGAAGAACCTGGCCGAGTCCACCGGGACCAAGAACGGCAAGGTCAACGTCATCCCCGGGTTCTGCGAGCCCTCGGACATGGCCGAGATCAAGCGCCTGGCCCTGGAGCTGGGAGTTGCCGCCAACGTGTTCCCGGACACCTCCGGCGTGCTCAACGCCCCGCTCACCGGCAAGTACGAGATGTACCCCGCCGGGGGAGCCAAGATCGCCGACATCAAGGGTTCCGGCGACGCCATCGGCACCATCGCCCTGGGCTCCTGGGGCACCGCGGCCGCCGCCAAGTACCTGGACTCCGAGCACAAGGTGCCCTGCGAGATCATGGGCCTGCCCATCGGCCTGGAAGACACCGACGCCTATATCTACGCGCTGTCCAAGATGACCGGCAAGGCCGTGCCCGCCTCCATCGACTTCGAGCGCGGGCAGGTGGTGGACGTCATCAGCGACTACAACCAGTACCTCTACGGCAAGCGCGTGGCCCTGGCCGGCGACCCCGACCAGCTCATCGGGCTTACCAAGCTCCTGATCGAGCTGGACATGATCCCGGCCTACCTGGTCTCGGGCACGCCCGGAAACAAGTTCGAGCGGACCATCCGCGAGATCATCAAGGGGACCCCGGCCGAGAACGTCACCAAGGTCAAGTGCCCCGGCGACATGTTCATGCTGCACCAGTGGATCAAGCAGGAGCCCGTGGACCTGCTCATCGGCAACACCTACCTCAAGTACATCGCCCGCGATGAGGACATCCCGCACATCCGGCACGGATTCCCCATCCTGGACCGCATGGGCCACACCCTTTTCCCCACCGTGGGGTACAAGGGAGCCCTCAGGATGATCGAGAAGATGCTCGACGCCCTGCTGACCAGGCGCGACCGCGACGCCAGCGAGACCGAGTTCGAACTGGTGTACTAG
- a CDS encoding (2Fe-2S) ferredoxin domain-containing protein gives MVNKPKHHILVCNSFRAKGEPKGVCFKQGGSLLQYMETEILDRGLDILITGSGCLKQCEDGPIMIVYPEAWWYGHVDSEEKVDEILDALENGEACEDLLI, from the coding sequence ATGGTCAACAAGCCGAAGCATCATATTCTGGTCTGCAACAGCTTCCGCGCCAAGGGCGAGCCCAAGGGCGTGTGCTTCAAGCAGGGCGGAAGCCTCCTGCAGTACATGGAGACCGAGATCCTGGACCGGGGCCTGGACATCCTGATCACCGGCTCGGGCTGCCTCAAGCAGTGCGAGGACGGCCCCATCATGATCGTCTACCCCGAGGCCTGGTGGTACGGGCACGTGGATTCGGAAGAGAAGGTCGATGAGATCCTCGACGCGCTGGAGAACGGCGAAGCCTGCGAGGACCTTTTGATATAG
- a CDS encoding DUF2975 domain-containing protein: MSRLLGRVSTVLFWATPFACALFWAYFNGFPDIMKSRFLVPGRLDLLAMNRALCFVANMLPAVVAMYGFRTIRELFGLYAAGEIFSRRNVSCYRALGKALLYWAGAAFLNTPLLSLAMSAGMPAGQRHITVSLGSDELAALFAGAAALVISWVMDEGRHIEEEQALTI; encoded by the coding sequence ATGAGCAGGCTCCTCGGGAGGGTTTCGACCGTCCTGTTCTGGGCCACGCCGTTCGCCTGCGCCCTGTTTTGGGCGTACTTCAACGGCTTTCCGGACATCATGAAGTCGAGATTCCTGGTCCCGGGTAGACTGGACCTGCTGGCCATGAACCGCGCGCTGTGCTTCGTGGCCAACATGCTCCCGGCGGTCGTGGCCATGTACGGCTTCAGGACCATCCGTGAACTGTTCGGATTGTACGCGGCCGGCGAGATTTTTTCCCGCCGGAACGTGTCCTGCTACCGGGCGCTCGGCAAGGCCCTCCTCTACTGGGCCGGGGCGGCGTTTTTGAACACGCCCCTTCTGTCCCTGGCGATGTCGGCGGGCATGCCCGCCGGGCAAAGGCACATCACGGTCAGCCTCGGTTCTGACGAACTGGCCGCCCTGTTCGCGGGCGCGGCCGCGCTGGTGATCTCCTGGGTCATGGACGAGGGCCGCCATATCGAAGAAGAACAGGCTTTGACCATTTAG
- a CDS encoding helix-turn-helix domain-containing protein: protein MAILVNLDVMLAKRKVSSKALAEAVGITAQNLSILKTGKAKAIRFSTLEAVCRFLDCQPGDILEFKPDGDSPGGGD, encoded by the coding sequence GTGGCGATACTGGTGAACCTGGACGTCATGCTGGCCAAGAGGAAGGTGTCCTCCAAGGCCCTGGCGGAAGCGGTGGGCATAACCGCCCAGAACTTGTCCATTCTCAAGACGGGCAAGGCCAAGGCCATCAGGTTCTCCACCCTTGAGGCCGTCTGCCGTTTCCTGGACTGCCAGCCCGGGGATATCCTGGAATTCAAGCCGGACGGAGATTCACCCGGCGGCGGGGACTGA
- a CDS encoding diguanylate cyclase, with protein MDHPLPLFDKEQQVVESARQALAAAPQALAEPFGELLREYESLMERSRRVAEMALSVQMDLDAALAQVSQLSQVDGLTGALNSRSFELLLSRDWAQAQREGTALSLVMVNVDNFRAYNDIYGSLKGDDCLKAVTQVLLRCLYREVDVVARLEGDTFAALLPGTDAKGALVVAERIASETAALEIPHLESPHGGVVTVSVGLAAVTPTRAEAPMVLVRRAQAALGLAKDSGRNAVFLDSGDQYSEAG; from the coding sequence ATGGACCATCCCCTCCCGCTTTTCGACAAGGAACAGCAGGTCGTCGAATCGGCCAGGCAGGCTCTTGCGGCTGCCCCGCAGGCCCTGGCCGAGCCCTTCGGCGAGCTCCTGCGGGAGTATGAGTCCCTCATGGAGCGCTCGCGCCGGGTGGCCGAGATGGCCCTCTCGGTGCAGATGGACCTGGACGCGGCCCTGGCGCAGGTGTCCCAGCTCTCCCAGGTGGACGGGCTCACCGGGGCCCTGAACAGCCGCTCCTTCGAGCTGCTTCTCTCGCGCGACTGGGCCCAGGCCCAGCGGGAGGGCACGGCGCTGTCGCTCGTCATGGTCAACGTGGACAATTTCCGGGCCTACAACGACATCTACGGGTCGCTCAAAGGCGACGATTGCCTGAAGGCCGTCACCCAAGTCCTTCTGCGCTGCCTCTACCGCGAGGTGGACGTGGTGGCCCGCCTGGAGGGCGACACCTTCGCGGCCCTCCTTCCCGGCACCGACGCCAAGGGCGCTCTGGTGGTGGCGGAGCGCATCGCCTCGGAGACCGCCGCGCTGGAGATCCCCCATCTGGAATCTCCGCACGGGGGCGTGGTCACGGTGAGCGTGGGGCTGGCCGCGGTGACGCCCACCCGGGCCGAGGCCCCCATGGTGCTGGTGCGCCGGGCCCAGGCGGCCCTGGGCCTCGCCAAGGATTCGGGACGCAACGCCGTTTTCCTGGACTCCGGCGATCAGTATTCCGAAGCCGGGTAG
- the nifE gene encoding nitrogenase iron-molybdenum cofactor biosynthesis protein NifE, whose amino-acid sequence MSDIIFEERKDQIHVKGEGPFKLACNRDSLAGAVSQRACVFCGSRVVLYPIADALHLVHGPIGCAAYTWDIRGALSSGPELHRLSFSTDLQETDVIFGGEKKLYAALTELIDRHQPKAAFVYSTCIVGIIGDDLAAVCKKVSAEKGIPVIPVQSEGFKGNKREGYLAACKAMFTLMGTGDTSDISPISLNILGDFNLAGEIWIIREYFERMGIQVVANITGDGRVGDIARAHGAALNVVQCSGSTMDLAKMMKDAYGTPVVKVSYFGIEDMAEALYAVARFFKDKDPDMLARTQALVKEELAVLYPKLSQFRKDLEGKKAAIYVGGAFKAFSLIKAFRHLGMSVAIAGSQTGTPEDYEELASICDPGTIIIDDANPLELSHYLKEKDVDIFVGGVKERPIAFKLGVGFCDHNHERKEALEGFVGMYNFALEVHRTVMSPVWRFVPRRAGKALAESLDDLPKECAL is encoded by the coding sequence GTGTCCGACATCATCTTCGAGGAACGCAAGGACCAGATCCACGTCAAGGGTGAGGGTCCGTTCAAGCTGGCCTGCAACCGCGATTCCCTGGCGGGGGCGGTCAGCCAGCGGGCCTGCGTGTTCTGCGGCTCGCGGGTGGTGCTCTATCCCATCGCGGACGCCCTGCACCTGGTGCACGGCCCCATCGGCTGCGCGGCCTACACCTGGGACATCCGGGGCGCGCTGTCCTCCGGCCCCGAGCTGCACCGCCTGTCCTTCTCCACGGACCTGCAGGAGACGGACGTGATCTTCGGGGGGGAGAAGAAGCTCTACGCGGCGCTCACCGAACTCATCGACCGCCACCAGCCCAAGGCGGCTTTCGTCTACTCCACCTGCATCGTGGGCATCATCGGCGACGACCTCGCCGCCGTGTGCAAGAAGGTCTCGGCCGAAAAGGGCATCCCGGTTATCCCGGTGCAGTCGGAAGGGTTCAAGGGCAACAAGCGCGAGGGCTACCTGGCCGCCTGCAAGGCCATGTTCACCCTCATGGGTACGGGCGATACGTCGGACATCTCACCGATATCGCTCAATATCCTGGGCGACTTCAACCTGGCGGGCGAGATCTGGATCATCCGCGAATATTTCGAGCGCATGGGCATCCAGGTGGTGGCCAACATCACCGGCGACGGCCGCGTGGGCGACATCGCCCGCGCCCACGGCGCGGCGCTCAACGTGGTGCAGTGCTCCGGCTCCACCATGGACCTGGCCAAGATGATGAAGGACGCCTACGGCACCCCGGTGGTCAAGGTGTCCTACTTCGGCATCGAGGACATGGCCGAGGCCCTGTACGCCGTGGCCCGCTTCTTCAAGGACAAGGACCCGGACATGCTCGCCCGCACCCAGGCCCTGGTGAAGGAGGAGCTGGCCGTGCTCTACCCGAAGCTCTCCCAGTTCCGCAAAGACCTGGAGGGCAAGAAGGCCGCCATCTACGTGGGCGGCGCCTTTAAGGCCTTCTCGCTGATTAAAGCATTTCGCCACCTGGGCATGTCCGTGGCCATCGCGGGCTCCCAGACCGGCACCCCCGAGGACTACGAGGAACTGGCCTCCATCTGCGACCCCGGCACCATCATCATCGACGACGCCAACCCCCTGGAGCTCTCCCACTACCTCAAGGAAAAGGACGTGGACATCTTCGTGGGCGGCGTCAAGGAGCGCCCCATCGCCTTCAAGCTGGGCGTGGGATTCTGCGACCACAACCACGAGCGCAAGGAAGCCCTGGAAGGGTTCGTGGGCATGTACAACTTCGCCCTGGAGGTGCACCGCACGGTCATGAGCCCGGTGTGGCGCTTCGTGCCCCGCCGGGCGGGCAAGGCCTTGGCCGAAAGCCTGGACGATCTGCCCAAGGAGTGCGCGTTATGA
- a CDS encoding nitrogenase component 1 translates to MSSQSDIADATAVLDAEAGPLKPKPEPFVSTTNACKLCKPLGATLVFKGIEGGVPYLHGSQGCATYMRRYIISHFREPMDIASSSLGEKQAIYGGGPNLKKGLLTVMDKYGAGMIGVATTCLTETIGDDVPGILMEFRREFADLGVAPVVNVSTPSYSGTHMEGFTAAVRAVADQLATADAKTAAVNCFPGFVSCEDIRHLKDVFASFGLTATILPDYSETLDGPAVEDYEKIPSGGTPVKAIKAMGAAPATFEFGRTLSEPGEAATAGGLLASRFGVPLKRLGLPIGLRETDAFFKSLESVSCKPTPRRRALERGRLLDAFVDGHKYVSQKRCVIYGEEDLIVGLTSFMAEIGVIPVLVAGGGRSGRLEKAVRAACEGLVPEMPEVAEGVDFYDIADRARELAPDFFLGHSKGYRLAREMNVPLVRVGFPIHDRFGGQRLRHLCYQGAQELLDRVVNAMIETKQTGSDIGYGYI, encoded by the coding sequence ATGAGTTCCCAGAGCGACATCGCCGATGCGACCGCGGTTCTGGACGCCGAGGCCGGGCCATTGAAGCCCAAGCCCGAGCCCTTCGTCTCCACCACCAACGCCTGCAAGCTCTGCAAGCCCCTGGGCGCCACACTGGTGTTCAAGGGCATCGAGGGCGGCGTGCCCTACCTGCACGGCTCCCAGGGCTGCGCCACCTACATGCGCCGCTACATCATCAGCCACTTCCGCGAGCCCATGGACATCGCCTCCAGCTCGCTTGGCGAGAAGCAGGCCATCTACGGCGGCGGCCCCAACCTGAAGAAGGGTCTGCTCACCGTCATGGACAAGTACGGCGCGGGCATGATCGGCGTGGCCACCACCTGCCTCACCGAGACCATCGGCGACGACGTGCCCGGGATACTCATGGAGTTTCGGCGCGAATTCGCCGACCTGGGCGTGGCCCCGGTGGTGAACGTCTCCACCCCCAGCTATTCCGGCACCCACATGGAGGGCTTCACCGCCGCCGTGCGCGCCGTGGCCGACCAGCTGGCCACGGCCGACGCCAAGACCGCCGCCGTGAACTGCTTTCCCGGATTCGTCTCCTGCGAGGACATACGGCACCTGAAGGACGTGTTCGCCTCTTTCGGGCTCACGGCCACCATCCTGCCGGACTACTCCGAGACCCTGGACGGTCCCGCCGTGGAGGACTACGAGAAAATCCCCTCGGGCGGCACGCCGGTCAAGGCCATCAAGGCCATGGGAGCAGCACCGGCCACGTTCGAGTTCGGGCGCACCCTCTCCGAGCCCGGCGAGGCGGCCACGGCCGGAGGCCTTCTGGCCTCGCGTTTCGGCGTGCCCCTCAAGCGCCTGGGCCTGCCCATCGGGCTGCGCGAGACCGACGCCTTCTTCAAGTCCCTGGAGTCCGTCTCCTGCAAGCCCACCCCGCGCCGCAGGGCGCTTGAGCGCGGCCGCCTGCTGGACGCCTTCGTGGACGGGCACAAGTACGTGTCCCAGAAGCGCTGCGTCATCTACGGCGAGGAGGACCTGATCGTGGGCCTGACCAGCTTCATGGCCGAGATCGGGGTGATCCCGGTGCTGGTGGCCGGGGGCGGGCGGTCCGGCAGGCTCGAGAAGGCCGTGCGCGCCGCCTGCGAAGGGCTCGTCCCCGAGATGCCCGAGGTGGCCGAGGGCGTGGATTTCTACGACATAGCCGACCGTGCCCGGGAGCTCGCCCCGGATTTCTTCCTGGGCCACTCCAAGGGCTACCGCCTGGCCCGGGAGATGAACGTTCCCCTGGTGCGGGTGGGCTTCCCCATCCACGACCGCTTCGGCGGGCAGCGCCTGCGCCACCTCTGCTACCAGGGAGCCCAGGAGCTCCTGGACCGGGTGGTCAACGCCATGATCGAAACGAAACAGACCGGCTCCGACATCGGATACGGGTACATTTAA
- the nifB gene encoding nitrogenase cofactor biosynthesis protein NifB, translating into MAMDLSKHPCFNKDAKGSCARIHLPVAPKCNIQCNYCNRKYDCVNESRPGVTSSVLTPPQAIAYMEEVLKAEPRITVVGIAGPGDPMANAKETLETMRRIKAKWPDMILCLSSNGLELPEHVDELAEIGVSHVTVTVNAVDPEIAAKVYSWARVGKVLYRGADAARILLEKQEESIRRLKEKDIIVKVNTIIMPGVNDHHIEDIAKKMKSMGVNLLNCMALIPNKDTKFELVPEPSKADVEAIRAMAETYLPQMRHCQRCRADAVGLLEKDCSRDFSGLMQACSAMVPAMDESRKYVAVATMEGMLVNMHLGEAASFQIWGEDGNGGYKMVEDRPAPPTGGGPKRWYTLAKALSDCRAVLVSGVGDTPQAILEEEGVTVAAMSGFITQGLDAVFKSGDLGKLRAKGGGGCKMGGCSGGSGEGC; encoded by the coding sequence ATGGCCATGGATCTCTCCAAGCACCCCTGTTTCAATAAGGACGCCAAGGGCTCCTGCGCCCGCATCCACCTGCCGGTCGCGCCCAAGTGCAACATCCAGTGCAACTACTGCAACAGGAAGTACGACTGCGTGAACGAGTCGCGCCCGGGCGTCACAAGCTCGGTGCTCACGCCTCCCCAGGCCATCGCCTACATGGAAGAGGTGCTGAAGGCCGAGCCGCGCATCACCGTGGTGGGCATCGCCGGCCCCGGCGACCCCATGGCCAACGCCAAGGAGACGCTCGAAACCATGCGGCGCATCAAGGCCAAGTGGCCGGACATGATCCTGTGCCTGTCCTCCAACGGCCTGGAGCTGCCGGAGCACGTTGACGAGCTGGCGGAGATCGGTGTCTCCCACGTCACGGTGACGGTCAACGCGGTGGACCCCGAGATCGCAGCCAAGGTCTACTCCTGGGCCCGGGTGGGCAAGGTGCTCTACCGGGGAGCGGACGCGGCCCGCATCCTGCTGGAAAAGCAGGAGGAGTCCATCCGGCGCCTGAAGGAAAAGGACATCATCGTCAAGGTGAACACCATCATCATGCCGGGCGTGAACGACCACCACATCGAGGACATCGCCAAAAAGATGAAGTCCATGGGCGTGAACCTGCTCAACTGCATGGCGCTCATCCCCAACAAGGACACCAAGTTCGAGCTGGTCCCCGAGCCCAGCAAGGCCGACGTGGAGGCCATCAGGGCCATGGCCGAGACCTATCTTCCCCAGATGCGCCACTGCCAGCGCTGCCGCGCCGACGCCGTGGGGCTTCTGGAAAAGGACTGCTCGCGCGACTTCTCCGGGCTCATGCAGGCCTGCTCCGCCATGGTCCCGGCCATGGACGAGTCGCGCAAGTACGTGGCCGTGGCCACCATGGAGGGGATGCTGGTCAACATGCACCTGGGCGAGGCCGCCAGCTTCCAGATATGGGGAGAGGACGGCAACGGCGGCTACAAGATGGTCGAGGACCGCCCGGCCCCGCCCACCGGCGGCGGCCCCAAGCGCTGGTACACCCTGGCCAAGGCCCTCTCCGACTGCCGGGCCGTGCTGGTCTCGGGCGTTGGCGACACGCCCCAGGCCATCCTGGAGGAGGAGGGCGTCACCGTGGCGGCCATGTCCGGGTTCATCACCCAGGGGTTGGACGCGGTGTTCAAGTCGGGCGATCTCGGCAAGCTGCGGGCCAAGGGCGGCGGCGGGTGCAAGATGGGCGGCTGCTCCGGCGGCTCGGGCGAGGGCTGCTGA
- a CDS encoding methyl-accepting chemotaxis protein, with the protein MFLDDINFSRKLTLGFGLVLFLFAAIMAVSYVNNQHQVEASRLNTQSYKLIQAQESLAAGIPGVMAGVRGYLLSGHDDYIQAIAENRRLYDESARQFRSLAKDSPGQLSRLESLDAVARDLFAGADQAVALRRRVNAGQASMDEVLALVAQGTGRVRMDQINAILKDIEQGENAQLAERTARLNDAREQTRLAILGGGSLAVVLGVAVAVMIGGSILRPLRTTVRFVHLVEEGDYDAPLAVARKDEMGELAGGLKSMVDTLKRNIALAREQSEQAESEARKAREAMAVAEEAGHEAQQGRDAIVGAAGHLEGMVDRLTSSSTELAAQVEQTAQGAQQQKQSTEDTAAAMLEMQATVGEVAQSAARAAETAGMAKNKAQEGAAVVEDVVRGISAVQARALTLKEKMGGLGKQAEGIGDILNVIADIADQTNLLALNAAIEAARAGEAGRGFAVVADEVRKLAEKTMAATSKVAEAITSVQQGARENIEQVDASVEAITLTTASANRSGAALTEIVRLVDEATDQVRAIASASEQQAAASEQIGRAVEDIHQISSETSQAMVQSAQAVVELSRQAGGIQGIIERMLDAGGTAVAQAGRRALAV; encoded by the coding sequence ATGTTCCTCGACGACATCAATTTCTCCCGCAAGCTCACCCTGGGCTTCGGGCTCGTCCTCTTCCTCTTCGCGGCCATCATGGCCGTAAGCTACGTGAACAACCAGCACCAGGTGGAAGCCAGCCGCCTAAACACCCAGAGCTACAAGCTGATCCAGGCCCAGGAGTCCCTGGCCGCCGGCATCCCCGGGGTCATGGCGGGCGTGCGGGGATATCTGCTCTCCGGCCACGACGACTACATCCAGGCCATCGCCGAGAACCGCAGGCTCTACGACGAATCAGCCAGGCAGTTCCGCTCCCTGGCCAAGGACAGCCCCGGCCAGCTCTCGCGCCTGGAAAGCCTGGACGCCGTGGCCCGCGACCTCTTCGCCGGGGCCGACCAGGCTGTGGCCCTGCGCCGCCGGGTGAACGCAGGGCAGGCGTCCATGGACGAGGTGCTGGCCCTGGTGGCCCAGGGCACCGGCCGCGTCCGCATGGACCAGATCAACGCCATCCTCAAGGATATCGAGCAGGGCGAGAACGCCCAGCTGGCCGAACGCACCGCCAGGCTGAACGACGCCCGCGAACAGACCCGCCTGGCCATCCTGGGCGGGGGAAGCCTGGCCGTGGTCCTGGGCGTGGCGGTGGCGGTAATGATCGGGGGCTCCATCCTGCGTCCCCTCCGCACCACGGTGCGCTTCGTGCATCTGGTGGAGGAGGGCGACTACGACGCCCCCCTGGCCGTCGCCCGCAAGGACGAGATGGGCGAACTGGCAGGAGGGCTCAAGTCCATGGTGGACACCCTCAAGCGAAACATCGCCCTGGCCCGGGAGCAGAGCGAACAGGCCGAAAGCGAGGCCAGGAAGGCCCGCGAGGCCATGGCCGTGGCCGAGGAGGCAGGGCACGAGGCCCAGCAGGGCCGCGACGCCATCGTGGGAGCGGCCGGGCATCTTGAGGGCATGGTGGACCGCCTGACCAGCTCCTCCACGGAACTGGCCGCCCAGGTGGAGCAGACCGCTCAGGGCGCGCAGCAGCAGAAGCAGAGCACCGAGGACACGGCCGCCGCCATGCTTGAGATGCAGGCCACCGTGGGGGAGGTGGCCCAGAGCGCCGCCCGGGCCGCCGAAACCGCCGGCATGGCCAAGAACAAGGCCCAGGAGGGTGCGGCCGTGGTGGAGGACGTGGTGCGCGGCATCAGCGCGGTCCAGGCCCGGGCTCTTACGCTCAAGGAGAAGATGGGCGGGCTCGGCAAGCAGGCCGAGGGCATCGGCGACATCCTGAACGTCATTGCGGACATCGCGGACCAGACCAACCTGCTGGCTCTGAACGCGGCCATCGAGGCCGCCCGGGCCGGAGAGGCCGGGCGCGGTTTCGCCGTGGTGGCCGACGAAGTGCGCAAGCTGGCCGAGAAGACCATGGCCGCCACCTCCAAGGTGGCCGAGGCCATCACCTCGGTGCAGCAGGGCGCGCGCGAGAACATCGAGCAGGTGGACGCCTCGGTTGAGGCCATCACCCTGACCACGGCTTCGGCCAACCGCTCCGGCGCTGCGCTCACGGAGATCGTGCGCCTGGTGGACGAGGCCACGGACCAGGTCCGGGCCATCGCCTCCGCCTCGGAGCAGCAGGCCGCCGCCAGCGAGCAGATCGGGCGCGCCGTGGAGGACATCCACCAGATATCCTCGGAGACCTCCCAGGCCATGGTCCAGTCCGCCCAGGCGGTGGTGGAGCTCTCGCGGCAGGCCGGAGGCATCCAGGGCATCATCGAACGGATGCTCGACGCCGGAGGGACGGCCGTGGCCCAGGCCGGGCGCCGGGCGCTGGCCGTCTGA
- a CDS encoding DsbA family protein, whose product MPLSKRDILMLCAALAGLVLSGLSGAAEYVPWLGSWCAAFTGGCRETASFSLLAAPLWSWGGAFYVMLAFALLARREWVPWLIPVGIGVEITLVAIMWALGAACLFCLGNAAVVLVLAGLFGLGGGESWRALALALLALVVSAAAISRENGMIARMCPPQTLVVRGAPASAGASPNVGAISLAGSQAKGPADAPVTVIEYSDFRCPACRKVHPVVEEAMKLYGPKVRWVFKNFPLPMHQDAHIASEAALCTADQGRFWDYQDALFGFQGEFNPETLTKIAEDLKLDAKAFRACLDSGARKDAVEHELREGAQAGINAVPTFIVNGKISSGSMPLRDLKAMIDEALAGAGK is encoded by the coding sequence ATGCCGTTGTCCAAGCGCGATATCCTGATGCTCTGCGCCGCTCTTGCGGGGCTTGTCCTGTCCGGGCTTTCCGGCGCGGCCGAATACGTCCCCTGGCTTGGCTCCTGGTGCGCGGCCTTCACGGGCGGCTGCCGGGAGACGGCCTCCTTCTCCCTGCTGGCCGCGCCCCTGTGGTCCTGGGGCGGCGCGTTCTACGTGATGCTGGCCTTCGCCCTGCTCGCCAGGCGCGAGTGGGTGCCCTGGCTCATCCCCGTGGGGATCGGCGTGGAGATCACCCTGGTGGCGATCATGTGGGCGCTTGGGGCCGCATGCCTCTTCTGCCTGGGCAACGCCGCAGTGGTCCTGGTGCTGGCGGGCCTGTTCGGCTTGGGGGGGGGAGAGTCCTGGCGCGCCCTGGCCCTGGCGCTTCTGGCCCTGGTTGTCTCGGCTGCCGCGATCAGCCGGGAGAACGGCATGATCGCGCGCATGTGCCCGCCGCAGACCCTGGTGGTGCGCGGCGCGCCCGCGTCCGCCGGGGCGTCCCCCAACGTGGGGGCCATCTCCCTGGCCGGCAGCCAGGCCAAGGGACCGGCCGACGCGCCCGTCACGGTGATCGAATACTCGGACTTCCGCTGCCCGGCCTGCCGCAAGGTGCACCCCGTGGTGGAGGAGGCCATGAAGCTCTACGGGCCGAAAGTCCGCTGGGTGTTCAAGAACTTCCCCCTGCCCATGCACCAGGACGCGCATATTGCCTCCGAGGCCGCGTTGTGCACCGCCGACCAGGGCCGCTTCTGGGACTACCAGGACGCCCTGTTCGGCTTCCAGGGCGAATTCAACCCGGAGACGCTCACCAAGATCGCCGAGGACCTGAAGCTCGACGCCAAGGCCTTCCGGGCCTGCCTGGATTCCGGCGCGCGCAAGGACGCCGTGGAGCACGAGCTGCGCGAGGGTGCCCAGGCCGGCATCAACGCCGTGCCCACGTTCATCGTCAACGGCAAGATAAGCTCGGGGTCCATGCCCCTGAGAGACTTGAAGGCCATGATCGACGAGGCCCTGGCGGGCGCCGGGAAGTGA